In Tetrapisispora phaffii CBS 4417 chromosome 6, complete genome, a single genomic region encodes these proteins:
- the TPHA0F00480 gene encoding PITH domain-containing protein (ancestral locus Anc_4.71) — translation MAHHCEDEHHHSHGDDHVPPAPTYTSQTLANVIDTHKIRCLNVETSSTSQPLVSKFFLKSQDAKFDCKDYIQSDADCQIILHIPFTVNCKIYSIMLRTNANDTDNELSTPKDIRIYKNYPKNIDFDTMGNTKEDYKIQQPENVGILFDEENLVNEDEDTFVEHSLPRRVFQNCHSITLFVENNWSGDGDELTRIYYLEIRGEATSALKTNDGIPLATVYESAPNPLDHGKLESEQTGLNMNF, via the coding sequence GCCATGGGGACGACCATGTCCCACCGGCTCCTACTTATACTTCGCAGACGTTGGCTAATGTGATTGATACTCATAAGATACGCTGTTTAAATGTCGAGACATCTTCCACTTCACAACCTTTAGTTAGTAAGTTTTTTCTGAAAAGTCAAGATGCTAAATTCGATTGCAAAGACTACATACAAAGTGATGCTGACTGTCAGATCATTCTACATATTCCATTCACTgttaattgtaaaatatacTCGATTATGTTGAGGACTAATGCTAACGACACAGATAATGAGTTGAGCACGCCAAAGGATATCAGAATATACAAGAATTACCCAAAGAACATCGATTTTGATACAATGGGCAATACTAAAGAGGACTATAAAATTCAACAACCAGAAAATGTAGGGATTTTGTTTGATGAGGAAAATTTGgttaatgaagatgaagatacGTTTGTGGAGCATTCCTTGCCACGTCGGGTGTTTCAGAACTGCCATTCGATAACCTTGTTCGTGGAAAACAACTGGTCTGGCGATGGGGATGAGTTGACCagaatttattatttagaGATAAGAGGTGAAGCTACGAGTGCATTGAAGACTAATGATGGCATCCCGCTGGCTACTGTCTATGAGTCAGCGCCAAATCCCCTGGATCATGGTAAAT